AGAAAAGTATGGAAGAGGGGATATCTAATTGATTGGCAATGGTAAGTACATAAAAATCACTTCTCTGAAGGCATGTAAACCACTGTAGGACATGGATATTCACACCATCAGATATCAGCAATCATTTGCACCTTACAAAGTAAATATTACGCTCATCCAGCTTGAAGGCATTGCTAATCAGCTGAGCATGGTTGGATGCCCAGTCTGAAGCATCCTCTTCAACATATCCATCCCAAATGCAGAATCTGATGAACTAAACAAGGCAGCACATAACTTAGCAGCTTTACGGTTTGCTTCAGATATATATAACGAAGAGCTAAGAAAGAAGTGTCATTGAAATACTAGTAGTGATTAAATTAGCAAAGAGGATAGTCAACCATTCTAAAAgaacccccccaaaaaaaaaaaacatggttCTCATTATCCAGGGCAAAAGGACTACGAAATCATTACCATCCACCAGGGATCTACCCATGAAATGCCATGGCAATCAAACTTTGATGACCAATAAGCAATAGCTTTACCTACCACCCGGAAAAAGCATTACCCAGATACCATGAATTTACGCTATTTTATTGCCAAACATCAAGGTTTACCCCTCTGTGATTCTTTTAGCAATTACAGAAACTTTCTAAAATTCGACAACATAAATCGCAATTGTAAAGGTCTATTTGCAAGGTCCCAGATCAAAGAGAAGGATTTGTAGAAAAACAATGACATAATTTTGCATGTTGACTGACTTCATAACATACACTGCACTTCAATAGAAAGAAAGACAATTTTGACCTTGTTTACACTGCATAAAAATGCAGCTAATACTTTGTATATTTTCCCACCCTCAAGTTGGTCAAGATGTTGAGTTACCTTATTACTGTGTGCCAAATCATCGAAAAAACCTGCAGTATCAAGgtttttcaaagtttttttcttttttgttctttaCCTGAGAAATATTCAATGACAGATATTCAATCAATACCATGCATATAAGCGACTTGGTTAAGACAATTTTTAGAGTTCAATGCTTTCTAAACAGCTTTGTTTCTGCATCCTGCATCCCTTGAGAAAAAGAGGCCTGACCCCCTAAAAATTGCAGCATTAACATGGTAGTTTAAACCACTCACATGAAATCCATCTCAAATCATCTACACAGGCATCAATGTCaatgagaaaaaggaaaagaaaacgtAAAGAGAATGGTGCAATTTGCAGAGATTAAGGGAAGTAAAGCAAATATGATAACTTTAATTTTACATGAACATCTTCTTCAGCAGAACAATTACCTTGAGATAGTAATCTCGTAAGGAAATGAGACACCATCAAGATTTGGAATTGGGggaacatgatccttcttctcATTTACAAATTTTATTATCTGAAATAAAACTTCACGGAGAGATGATTCTAGCGCTGTCCGACGAGCATTCCTCTCCTCTGAGGCAGTTTCTGCAATCGTCCACAGAGAAAGAGGCAGTGATTCTTTTAATCCCTTTAGTCAATGGACATTAAGACTTGTTATAACAAATTGCCAGGACAGAGAAAGTACCTCCTGGATCAACTACTACTTTGGAGTGATGAGACTTCCCAGAATGTGTCTTTGGATGTTGTACTGTATTCAAATTTATGTACCATTGCTCCCAGTAGTGACGCTCAACTTTGTTAGTAAACCATGTTGCCTGTTTGTTCTTAACTTCATAGAAAGACAAACATATCTGCATTGTGTTTGATGTATGTCAATAGTCTGGAAAACTAGTAATTTATTTCGTGtcataaaactggaaaaatgtaaaatacataaaacaAATGTACTCAAGAAATGCAAACTGCTGTTCTGAAAGGACCACCTTTGTATAATCTAAGCAAAGTGCAAAAGACAGAAGAATCAAATAAAAGAAACCAAAATAAGCCTAGTTCTGCAAAACAAGCGCAAGAAAATAGGTGAACTGACAGCCAATGCTTGCTAATAAGAGAATTGTGCTACCATTTCGAGGTGATCACTTATCACCAGGAATTTGAATAGGTTTCAAGGCATAAATGACATCTATCTGAGACTTGGTTTTTCAAACTTCATCCTTTAGGCAAGGACTTTCATCAAGAACAAATATTCTTCTCTATGCAAACATAAATTATAACAAGACCAATAGCCAGTGCACCCCTCAATGATTACAAGATCTGTTCCTGAAAAGAGGGTGGTAGACAGACTTCCAACATGTTTTCAGTAAAACCAGCTGCCCCCTACCCTCCAGAAATGATTGCCTCTTCACAGAGGTGCATGTTAAAATGTACGAAGCTTGTGCTTCTTGCAATTACAAAGTCAAAATAACTTAAGTAAATTACCAAACAAAATATCCTTTTACCATCAAGTTGTAGATCTGTCAAACACTTTGACATTTTTAGAGCATCAAAATGAGCACAAGTAACCCATTATCAATACCTCGATAGAATCCAGAAGAAATCATCCCAATTTACATTGTAAAAACTAGAATGCCTTATAATGGGATCAAATAATCATTTAGTATATTAACATATCATATATCATGCAAGTACACAATATTATGCTGTCTCAAAGTCAGTGACAATTATGAACCTGATTTTTCTTATTGGGGTGCTTCTCCACCCTGTCAATGAAGTGGTCAATCTTCTCATCTATTTTCTTTTCATGTTCAACATCACCACACTGTACCTGAAGATTAAGAAAAGAACTTCTCAATAAGTATACTCAATATCTAAAATGTTAATAAAAGTTCATAGACTTACATAAGTGATGTCAAAGAGCTCCAAGTCAACATCCTTCGGCCGCACAAGACCTAAAGCTCTGTGGAATAAAATAGTGTGTAGAATGCCTGCAAATTTTCACCTTAGGATTACTTATAATAATAGAACAAAACTTTAGAAGCTACCCACCGAAGTTATGAAAACACAACAGAGCATCAACCTCTAGAACAGCACGAAAATAGTAATCACTATACAACATACAACTACGCGAGTGTAAAGAAGCATCAATCATTTTCATTAGTTAATCTCCAATCCCGGTAACACTACATGATTTTTGTGAAAAGTAAATTGGTAATACTTGTTTGGATTAAAAGGAAATTTGTTCACTGGCATTACCAGTTGCAAAGGCTACTAACGATTATATTGGAAGAACAGTAATTGTATGATAACTTCAGCTAAACTAGAAATTAACTACTAGACATGTGAAATGGAAAACCAAGCGATTTACAAACCCGTAATACAACTAAAATGGAACAATGTCACTATTACAGACTCACAGTCCTAAAAATCATCCAAGTAAACTTTCACTTCCACTTGAAACTTGCAAAAGTTTCAACCTTAAACTAAAACCATAAGGTAATCTACAAAACCAGCTAGACAGCGTATCACGTAAAAGCTTATTCATAGTTCTCATCAACAACAAACTGAGCAGAAATAAGAGGGAGATGAACATCAGAAATTGACTCACATCGCAAAACTTCGCGTACCTCAAAGTGCTCCACTTCCTGCATACAAAACACAATTGCATAGAATAAATTAGTATTAAGTAATGCTGCTTAGCTTCATCGGCGGTCAAATAAAACTGAAAAACAaagtcaaaatttttaaacctGGCGAGGTTCTGGTGGTCCAAGGCTTACCAGTTCTTTAAGCTGGCAAACTTCGCAATTCATGACGGTGTGGCAACAAGAGGAAGATCGACGATCACTGAATTATTGGACAGGAAAATTTGATCGGGGAGATGAATACCCTAGGCCTAGTGAGATGTATCCTCCTGTTAGTTTGGAGACGGAGAAGTAATTTGTTCGGCCTTTCCCAGCCGGCGACTATGGGGCAATCCGGTTTCTATCAGGCCGGGTGACAAATCGGTTCCGTCGTCAGAACTCAGATGGTCGACTAAAAGAGTAAAGACTCTGTTGCTTCTGCAGCACCCCCCAACAGGGTCAGTggattaaatattttttttaaaaaaaaggaaagtaatGGCAGAATTGGCAATGGcactctccttttttttctttaaaaaaaaaaattctggaggACTTCTCAGTTTTATTTTCATAGGATGAACTTTTATCTGATTTTGAGTTTCACTCTCAGCTTTTTTGTGAATTCTGAATTATGAAAGAAGCAGTGCGCCTTTGTACAACCGCCATTCCTTCCTTAAAAGACAGAAATGCCCCTATCGGTTTTGTATATGAAATTCTCACCATCagcaacttaaaaaaaatggagaaaaataaTCAAGTCAACATGTACAAACCTGCAAACCACATATATCTTTAAAACATGAGCAAACTCTATTTTGCATCCTTGAATTTGTATCAATTCCTCACTTTACACTCatgaattttaattttagaCATTTTGCACCATaagcttttaattttgaatACTTTAAACCCTAAACTTTCAAATTTGCTCTATTTAAATTCAGTCAATGATAACTTTTACAAACTTATCAGCATAAAGAACCCAACAAATCAATGATAATATGTTGAAAGTAACCAAAAGTACCaaggtattttaaaaaaatcattgtcattaattttcatcatcttttaattttcactcattttaaaaaaaatagtgtgtttggatagccaaataattgccaaaaattatttacttacatcatcaatacaattttcaacacacctttttatcttcctaatttcctttttatctcacatacatcacatcacaaaaaatgctacattaattatttcaaataatctcctatccaaacacacaatACTAGTAATTGATACGATATAAATCAATAATAATGTGctaaaaattgtcaaaaaaaagGCCAAGGAATCGCAATTAAAAAAGGTGCATTATCATCAAATTTCACCGCCCTTTATCTCGTTTTATTTTGTGAATATAATCATTGATCGAATTTAAATGAGACAAATTTAAGTGTTTAGGATGTAAAGTGACCAAAATTAAGAGTTTAAGGTATAAAGtgttcaaaaataaaattcaatatgcaaagtgagaaaagtgatatAAGTTTAGTCCTTTAATCGTTGCCAAAGTTCTGCAATTAAATTCAAACTGTTTTATTTTAATGGCGGACATATCAACAtgtaattcaattcaattttttttttaaaattttcgtGGTTGGCAAATCGACATCTTATTAGAGTTCGAAAATTCATTTATCTTAAGCACATCGTCCATATTCTTGATACAAAAGCATtgatcaattttatttttttaattttgattttcttgGTAAACTAAGCATACTAGAGATCACCATCGCGGGAAACAGTATGAAAAGggacaagaaaaatgaaaaataaaagaaggcaGGGAAAGTAGGCAAAGGGCTTGATTACTAGCATTCCCAAAGGCGGGGAGCCAAGAAGAAGCTATAGCTCACCTCCCGAAGAAAAGAACAGAAACTGGTTCCACGCCACCATGGAAATTTGATTACTAGCCTGAGATGATTTCCCCAAACTGAGAAAAGCCGACGAACATCCAAATTCAAACTCCAAAAGTGATCAGCAAATTAAAGTCGTGTAGATCATACGAACTCCTTTGACCAAAAAAATTCCGAAAGTCTGTCAATCCCGTTTGGATtacactttgtttttttttttttggagtttttctaaaaaaaaataaaaatgtagtACGCAAGGGGTGAGGCCCTGAAAATAAAATGCGTTAATTTagaatttaaaggaaaaaaaaataaaaagacgCTGCTGAAGGCTTTTGCTCCTTTGGCTCCTCACGAATACCGAGTATTCTCAACACTCTTTTCAGGGTCAAATTTAAGTTCTGTTCCACTTTTGGCAACGTGGGAAGGCAAGATAGACAATGAATGCTCTCATTTTCCATTTGTCTTTCAACTTTATTTACTTGCTCATGCTTGTAAATTGGCTTAGCGTTCTTTACACACAGTTCAAAGTCGTGATTCGTGAAAGTTATTAGAAGTATGCATTGAGCATTGGTGATGATGTTATACTCATAAAGAAGCTGTTCAGTATACACCACTACAATTACTGACAATTCATTCGAGATTATCAAACTGGTAGTATATTCTAGTGCAAAAGCAACAAGTAATCATGATCAAACTGATGGTGCAGCTTAATCTTAATTTGCTTTACGGGAATGAAAAACTGCTGGATGATCAAAGGCATGCATGCCATGATCTTCTTTTACAATGTAACGTACGAAGACGATGCTGGCAAAGAAACCTGAATAGGGTTATGTTGGTATAGACCACCTACTTGTGAGAAGAATGGTGTACTTATGGGCCGAGCATACatcagaagaaaaaaaaacatgggATTATACCTGCAAAATTCTTCAGAAATCAACCAGTTGCAAAGaatgaatatgatggatggaTGTATgtgttctttctcttttctagTACTTTAGCTGTATATGATGTCTCTTGAATTCTCCACTGGTTCTCCCCGCGAAGAATGACTATGGCAGCATGAGTAAACTCGTCAGACTTGGTTAATTAGCCACATCAttttatggttttttttttaaaaaaaaaaagttcgaCTATGAccaccaaaaaacaaaaaaaacaaaaaaaaaaagttaaagcAGAAACAACCTTTTGGTGCTAAGAACCGAGTATAGTAGCATCTCTATAGCCATATCATCTGGGAATTTTGAAGGTTGATGGTAGCTGTA
This portion of the Coffea eugenioides isolate CCC68of chromosome 11, Ceug_1.0, whole genome shotgun sequence genome encodes:
- the LOC113754474 gene encoding autophagy-related protein 101-like isoform X1: MNCEVCQLKELVSLGPPEPRQEVEHFEVREVLRCILHTILFHRALGLVRPKDVDLELFDITYVQCGDVEHEKKIDEKIDHFIDRVEKHPNKKNQICLSFYEVKNKQATWFTNKVERHYWEQWYINLNTVQHPKTHSGKSHHSKVVVDPGETASEERNARRTALESSLREVLFQIIKFVNEKKDHVPPIPNLDGVSFPYEITISSSSDSAFGMDMLKRMLQTGHPTMLS
- the LOC113754474 gene encoding autophagy-related protein 101-like isoform X2, with amino-acid sequence MNCEVCQLKELEVEHFEVREVLRCILHTILFHRALGLVRPKDVDLELFDITYVQCGDVEHEKKIDEKIDHFIDRVEKHPNKKNQICLSFYEVKNKQATWFTNKVERHYWEQWYINLNTVQHPKTHSGKSHHSKVVVDPGETASEERNARRTALESSLREVLFQIIKFVNEKKDHVPPIPNLDGVSFPYEITISSSSDSAFGMDMLKRMLQTGHPTMLS